One window of the Dryobates pubescens isolate bDryPub1 chromosome 13, bDryPub1.pri, whole genome shotgun sequence genome contains the following:
- the VEZF1 gene encoding vascular endothelial zinc finger 1 isoform X2 has product MEANWTAFLFQAHEASHHQQQAAQNSLLPLLSSAVEPPDQKPILPLPITQKPQPAPETLKDAIVGIKKEKPKTSFVCTYCSKAFRDSYHLRRHESCHTGIKLVSRPKKTPTTMVPLISTIAGDNSRSSLVSTIAGILSTVTTSSSATNPSSSAGATAMAVTQTVKKPSKPVKKNHACEMCGKAFRDVYHLNRHKLSHSDEKPFECPICNQRFKRKDRMTYHVRSHEGGITKPYTCGVCGKGFSRPDHLSCHVKHVHSTERPFKCQTCTAAFATKDRLRTHMVRHEGKVSCNICGKLLSAAYITSHLKTHGQSQSINCNTCKQGINKTCMSEETSNQKQQQQQQQQQQQQQQQQQQQQQQQQQQQQQQQQQQQQHVTSWPGKQVETLRLWEEAVKARKKECQFTFEKAIEYVPFEAANLCQTSTAATTPVTLTTPFNITSSVASGTITNPVTVAAAMSMRSPVNVSSAVNISSPMNLGHPVTITSPLSMTSPLTLTTPVNLPTPVTAPVNIAHPVTITSPMNLPTPMTLAGPLNIAMRPVESMPFLPQALPTSPPW; this is encoded by the exons ATGGAGGCCAACTGGACCGCGTTCCTCTTTCAG GCACACGAAGCCTCCCACCAccaacagcaggcagcacagaacagtttgttgcctctgctgagctctgctgttgaGCCGCCCGACCAGAAGCCGATTCTGCCCCTACCAATAACGCAGAAACCTCAGCCTGCCCCCGAGACGTTAAAGGATGCGATCGTTgggattaaaaaggaaaaacctAAAACCTCCTTCGTGTGCACTTACTGCAGCAAAGCTTTCAGGGACAGCTACCATTTGAGGCGTCACGAGTCCTGCCACACAGGGATAAAGTTAGTGTCACGGCCAAAGAAAACTCCCACCACAATGGTGCCCCTTATCTCCACCATCGCCGGGGACAACAGCCGCAGCTCGCTGGTGTCGACCATCGCCGGCATCCTCTCCACGGTCACCACGTCTTCCTCCGCCaccaaccccagcagcagcgCCGGCGCCACGGCCATGGCGGTGACGCAGACGGTGAAGAAGCCCAGCAAGCCCGTCAAGAAGAACCACGCCTGCGAGATGTGCGGCAAGGCCTTCAGGGACGTGTACCACCTGAACCGGCACAAGCTGTCCCACTCGGACGAGAAGCCCTTTGAATGTCCCATTTGCAATCAGCGCTTCAAGAGAAAGGATCGCATGACCTACCACGTGAGGTCCCACGAAGGGGGCATCACCAAGCCCTACACCTGTGGTGTTTGTGGaaaaggcttctcgag GCCTGATCATTTAAGCTGTCACGTTAAACATGTCCACTCAACAGAGAGACCCTTCAAATGCCAA ACgtgcactgctgcctttgccaCCAAAGACAGACTGCGGACACACATGGTGCGCCACGAAGGAAAGGTATCGTGTAATATCTGTGGTAAACTTCTGAGTGCAGCATATATCACCAGCCACTTAAAGACACACGGGCAGAGCCAAAGTATCAACTGTAATACCTGTAAACAAGGCATCAATAAAA CATGCATGAGTGAGGAGACCAGCAATcagaagcagcaacagcagcagcagcagcagcagcaacaacagcagcaacagcagcagcagcagcagcaacaacaacaacaacagcagcagcagcagcaacagcagcagcagcagcatgtaaCAAGTTGGCCTGGAAAGCAGGTAGAGACCCTGAGATTATGGGAGGAGGCCGTCAAAGCCAGGAAGAAAG AGTGTCAGTTCACCTTTGAGAAGGCTATAGAGTACGTACCCTTCG AAGCTGCTAACTTGTGCCAAACCTCCACTGCTGCTACTACGCCCGTGACTCTTACTACTCCATTCAATATAACGTCCTCTGTGGCTTCTGGGACTATCACAAACCCAGTCACAGTGGCAGCTGCAATGAGCATGAGAAGTCCAGTCAATGTATCAAGTGCAGTTAACATATCCAGCCCGATGAACTTAGGGCATCCTGTAACCATAACCAGTCCATTGTCCATGACATCTCCATTGACACTCACCACACCGGTCAACCTGCCCACCCCGGTGACCGCCCCGGTCAACATCGCCCACCCGGTCACCATCACCTCCCCCATGAACCTCCCCACGCCCATGACGTTAGCTGGGCCCTTAAACATAGCCATGAGGCCAGTTGAGAGCATGCCCTTCCTGCCCCAGGCCTTGcc
- the VEZF1 gene encoding vascular endothelial zinc finger 1 isoform X1: MEANWTAFLFQAHEASHHQQQAAQNSLLPLLSSAVEPPDQKPILPLPITQKPQPAPETLKDAIVGIKKEKPKTSFVCTYCSKAFRDSYHLRRHESCHTGIKLVSRPKKTPTTMVPLISTIAGDNSRSSLVSTIAGILSTVTTSSSATNPSSSAGATAMAVTQTVKKPSKPVKKNHACEMCGKAFRDVYHLNRHKLSHSDEKPFECPICNQRFKRKDRMTYHVRSHEGGITKPYTCGVCGKGFSRYHVENPRRAQVLAFHNQEGLSYHSEGLGEPDILEDWPDHLSCHVKHVHSTERPFKCQTCTAAFATKDRLRTHMVRHEGKVSCNICGKLLSAAYITSHLKTHGQSQSINCNTCKQGINKTCMSEETSNQKQQQQQQQQQQQQQQQQQQQQQQQQQQQQQQQQQQQQHVTSWPGKQVETLRLWEEAVKARKKECQFTFEKAIEYVPFEAANLCQTSTAATTPVTLTTPFNITSSVASGTITNPVTVAAAMSMRSPVNVSSAVNISSPMNLGHPVTITSPLSMTSPLTLTTPVNLPTPVTAPVNIAHPVTITSPMNLPTPMTLAGPLNIAMRPVESMPFLPQALPTSPPW, encoded by the exons ATGGAGGCCAACTGGACCGCGTTCCTCTTTCAG GCACACGAAGCCTCCCACCAccaacagcaggcagcacagaacagtttgttgcctctgctgagctctgctgttgaGCCGCCCGACCAGAAGCCGATTCTGCCCCTACCAATAACGCAGAAACCTCAGCCTGCCCCCGAGACGTTAAAGGATGCGATCGTTgggattaaaaaggaaaaacctAAAACCTCCTTCGTGTGCACTTACTGCAGCAAAGCTTTCAGGGACAGCTACCATTTGAGGCGTCACGAGTCCTGCCACACAGGGATAAAGTTAGTGTCACGGCCAAAGAAAACTCCCACCACAATGGTGCCCCTTATCTCCACCATCGCCGGGGACAACAGCCGCAGCTCGCTGGTGTCGACCATCGCCGGCATCCTCTCCACGGTCACCACGTCTTCCTCCGCCaccaaccccagcagcagcgCCGGCGCCACGGCCATGGCGGTGACGCAGACGGTGAAGAAGCCCAGCAAGCCCGTCAAGAAGAACCACGCCTGCGAGATGTGCGGCAAGGCCTTCAGGGACGTGTACCACCTGAACCGGCACAAGCTGTCCCACTCGGACGAGAAGCCCTTTGAATGTCCCATTTGCAATCAGCGCTTCAAGAGAAAGGATCGCATGACCTACCACGTGAGGTCCCACGAAGGGGGCATCACCAAGCCCTACACCTGTGGTGTTTGTGGaaaaggcttctcgaggtaccATGTAGAAAATCCCAGGCGAGCTCAAGTGTTGGCTTTTCATAACCAAGAAGGGTTAAGCTATCATAGCGAGGGGCTAGGAGAACCAGACATCTTAGAAGATTG GCCTGATCATTTAAGCTGTCACGTTAAACATGTCCACTCAACAGAGAGACCCTTCAAATGCCAA ACgtgcactgctgcctttgccaCCAAAGACAGACTGCGGACACACATGGTGCGCCACGAAGGAAAGGTATCGTGTAATATCTGTGGTAAACTTCTGAGTGCAGCATATATCACCAGCCACTTAAAGACACACGGGCAGAGCCAAAGTATCAACTGTAATACCTGTAAACAAGGCATCAATAAAA CATGCATGAGTGAGGAGACCAGCAATcagaagcagcaacagcagcagcagcagcagcagcaacaacagcagcaacagcagcagcagcagcagcaacaacaacaacaacagcagcagcagcagcaacagcagcagcagcagcatgtaaCAAGTTGGCCTGGAAAGCAGGTAGAGACCCTGAGATTATGGGAGGAGGCCGTCAAAGCCAGGAAGAAAG AGTGTCAGTTCACCTTTGAGAAGGCTATAGAGTACGTACCCTTCG AAGCTGCTAACTTGTGCCAAACCTCCACTGCTGCTACTACGCCCGTGACTCTTACTACTCCATTCAATATAACGTCCTCTGTGGCTTCTGGGACTATCACAAACCCAGTCACAGTGGCAGCTGCAATGAGCATGAGAAGTCCAGTCAATGTATCAAGTGCAGTTAACATATCCAGCCCGATGAACTTAGGGCATCCTGTAACCATAACCAGTCCATTGTCCATGACATCTCCATTGACACTCACCACACCGGTCAACCTGCCCACCCCGGTGACCGCCCCGGTCAACATCGCCCACCCGGTCACCATCACCTCCCCCATGAACCTCCCCACGCCCATGACGTTAGCTGGGCCCTTAAACATAGCCATGAGGCCAGTTGAGAGCATGCCCTTCCTGCCCCAGGCCTTGcc